The Chitinivorax sp. B genome window below encodes:
- the dusB gene encoding tRNA dihydrouridine synthase DusB yields the protein MRIGPHILKNNLIVAPMAGVTDRPFRMLCKRFGAGHAVSEMITSNSLLWGSEKTKRRANHQGEIAPVSVQIAGGIPEQMAEAARINVAHGAQIIDINMGCPAKKVCNVMAGSALLQHEELVARILDAVVGAVDVPVTLKTRLGFRNGEENILRVAKMAENAGIAALAVHGRTREDMYNGSARYELIREVKRSIQIPVIANGDINSPQKAESILAATGVDAIMIGRAAQGRPWIFREIAHYLAVGELLPPPEVAEIRSVLLTHLDDLHQFYGEYSGVRIARKHIAWYTKGLRGSNEFRQAMYQLESTIEQHQAVQRYFDQLAEQGERLVYESEAVSEEPLAA from the coding sequence ATGCGTATTGGTCCCCATATCCTCAAGAACAATCTGATCGTTGCCCCAATGGCTGGCGTGACTGATCGGCCGTTTCGCATGCTGTGCAAACGGTTTGGGGCTGGACATGCTGTCAGCGAGATGATTACGTCGAATTCACTCTTATGGGGATCTGAGAAAACCAAGCGGCGCGCCAATCATCAGGGTGAGATCGCTCCTGTCTCTGTGCAGATTGCCGGTGGGATTCCGGAGCAGATGGCAGAAGCGGCACGCATCAATGTTGCACATGGTGCACAGATCATTGATATCAACATGGGCTGCCCTGCCAAGAAGGTATGCAATGTGATGGCCGGATCGGCGCTGCTTCAGCATGAAGAGCTGGTTGCACGCATTCTGGATGCGGTAGTGGGTGCGGTGGATGTGCCTGTTACTTTGAAAACCCGCCTGGGTTTTCGAAACGGTGAGGAAAATATCCTGCGTGTGGCCAAAATGGCTGAAAACGCGGGTATTGCCGCACTGGCCGTACATGGGCGTACACGTGAAGACATGTACAACGGATCGGCTCGTTATGAGCTGATTCGTGAAGTGAAGCGCAGTATTCAAATTCCGGTTATCGCCAATGGCGATATCAATTCACCGCAAAAGGCTGAATCAATCCTAGCCGCCACTGGGGTAGATGCCATCATGATTGGGCGTGCCGCACAAGGCCGACCATGGATTTTCCGTGAGATTGCACATTATCTGGCTGTTGGTGAGTTATTGCCGCCACCCGAGGTGGCAGAGATTCGCAGTGTGTTGCTGACGCATCTGGATGATCTGCACCAGTTCTATGGCGAGTATTCCGGCGTGCGCATCGCCCGTAAGCACATTGCTTGGTACACCAAAGGCTTGCGTGGTTCGAATGAATTCCGCCAAGCCATGTATCAATTGGAATCGACCATCGAACAACATCAGGCGGTGCAACGCTACTTTGATCAGCTCGCCGAGCAGGGTGAGCGCTTGGTATACGAATCAGAGGCAGTATCAGAAGAACCACTGGCGGCGTAA
- the purH gene encoding bifunctional phosphoribosylaminoimidazolecarboxamide formyltransferase/IMP cyclohydrolase → MTKIQRALISVSDKTGVLEFAKSLAAFGVEILSTGGTAKLLADHGLKVIEVADYTGFPEMLDGRVKTLHPKIHGGILGRRDLATHVTTMAQHGIGNIDLVCVNLYPFTQTVAKPDCALEDAIENIDIGGPAMVRSAAKNHAHVAIVTDVADYTALVEEMKANEGALGLPTRFKLACKAFSHTAAYDSAISNYLTGRDHENRPTADFPDRFNINVEKVQDMRYGENPHQKAAFYRDLVAVPGTIANYTQHQGKELSYNNIADADAAWEAVKTFDQTACVIVKHANPCGIAVASDTLTAYKLAFATDTTSAFGGIIAFNREVDAVTAEAVSAQFLEVLIAPAYTAEARALLVKKINVRVLEVPMHLGCNPYDLKRVGGGLLVQSADTRNVGLDELRVVTKRQPTPAELQDLLFAWRVAKFVKSNAIVFAKNGQTAGIGAGQMSRVDSTKIAAIKAANAGLPLTGAVASSDAFFPFRDGVDVIAENGIKAIIQPGGSMRDEEVFAAADEHGIAMVLTGTRHFRH, encoded by the coding sequence ATGACCAAAATCCAACGAGCCCTGATCAGCGTGTCCGATAAAACCGGCGTGCTGGAGTTTGCCAAAAGCCTGGCCGCTTTCGGTGTTGAAATCCTGTCCACCGGCGGTACTGCCAAACTACTTGCCGATCATGGCTTGAAGGTTATCGAAGTTGCTGACTACACCGGCTTTCCCGAGATGTTGGATGGTCGGGTCAAGACGCTTCACCCTAAAATCCACGGTGGAATTCTCGGTCGCCGTGACTTAGCTACGCATGTCACCACGATGGCGCAACATGGTATCGGTAATATCGATTTGGTTTGTGTGAACCTGTACCCGTTTACCCAAACTGTGGCCAAGCCTGATTGTGCGTTGGAAGATGCCATCGAAAATATCGACATCGGCGGTCCGGCCATGGTCCGTTCTGCCGCAAAGAACCATGCCCATGTAGCCATTGTGACTGATGTGGCCGACTATACTGCATTGGTGGAAGAAATGAAGGCTAACGAAGGCGCGTTGGGCCTGCCCACCCGCTTCAAACTGGCATGCAAGGCGTTTTCGCATACTGCGGCATACGATAGCGCAATCAGCAATTACTTGACTGGCCGCGATCACGAAAATAGACCAACCGCCGATTTCCCAGACCGTTTCAATATCAATGTCGAAAAAGTGCAGGACATGCGCTATGGCGAGAACCCACACCAGAAAGCTGCCTTCTATCGTGATCTGGTCGCAGTGCCGGGTACCATCGCCAATTACACCCAGCATCAGGGTAAGGAACTCAGCTACAACAACATCGCTGATGCTGACGCAGCGTGGGAAGCGGTTAAAACCTTCGACCAGACGGCCTGTGTCATTGTCAAACATGCAAACCCCTGCGGTATCGCTGTAGCAAGCGATACACTGACTGCCTACAAGCTGGCATTTGCTACGGATACCACCAGTGCATTTGGCGGAATCATCGCATTCAACCGTGAAGTTGATGCAGTGACAGCGGAAGCTGTATCGGCCCAGTTCCTGGAGGTGTTGATTGCTCCAGCTTATACCGCTGAAGCTCGTGCATTGCTGGTTAAAAAGATCAATGTCCGTGTGTTGGAAGTGCCGATGCATTTAGGCTGCAATCCATATGATTTGAAGCGCGTAGGTGGTGGTTTGCTGGTGCAAAGTGCTGATACCCGTAACGTGGGCTTGGATGAACTACGTGTGGTGACGAAACGTCAACCGACCCCGGCTGAGTTGCAGGACTTGTTGTTTGCATGGCGTGTTGCCAAATTCGTTAAATCCAATGCAATTGTCTTCGCTAAGAATGGTCAGACAGCTGGTATTGGCGCTGGGCAGATGAGCCGCGTAGATTCCACTAAGATTGCTGCGATCAAGGCGGCGAATGCTGGTTTACCTTTGACTGGTGCCGTTGCATCATCGGATGCATTCTTTCCGTTCCGAGATGGGGTGGACGTGATTGCCGAGAACGGTATCAAAGCTATTATTCAGCCCGGAGGCTCAATGCGTGACGAAGAAGTTTTCGCAGCTGCCGACGAGCACGGCATTGCTATGGTGCTGACCGGCACTCGCCACTTCCGCCACTAA
- the parC gene encoding DNA topoisomerase IV subunit A: MNENDDLIEDLFDSPALDEAGPEPLPEPELETGNNSGQHDGPPPALTDFNDDAVPLGLYAERAYLEYAVSVVKGRALPDVCDGQKPVQRRILYAMHEMGLSPTAKPVKSARVVGEVLGKFHPHGDVSAYDAMVRLAQDFSLRYPLIDGHGNFGSRDGDGAAAMRYTEARLTKLAELLLSEIDRGTVDFVPNYDGAFEEPKLLPARLPMVLLNGASGIAVGMATEIPSHNLREVAEAAVALIKKPELTTTDLLQYVQGPDFPGGGQIISQPKDIQAAYENGRGSLTVRARWKIEELARGQWQIVVTELPPNTSSQKVLEEIEDLTNPKVKKGKKTLTQDQLQTKQLLLSQLDTVRDESGKDQAVRLVFEPKSSRQNADEFMNLLLTHTSLEGNSSINMVMIGIDGRPQQKSLKQIISEWIDFRFQTVTRRTQYRLGEVDSRIHILEGRLIVYLNIDEVIRIIRNADDPKADLIAAFSLSDRQAEDILEIRLRQLARLEGIKIEQELDKLRGEKAELEHLLADGGAMQKLIISEIKTDAKTFGDDRRTLIETTERASLTQQVVDEPLTIILSKKGWIRSRTGQGHDAQNFGFKEGDSLFVALECRSIEQVILFGSNGRVFSLLAGQIPGGRGDGVPIATLIDLPAGVKVVQAVAGKGDQRYLLAASNGYGFTTKLENLVSRVKAGKQYITLDDGDTLLPPFLFDDNTPPFLAALSKEGRLLLFTRDEMKELTGGGKGVQIMSLDNSDSLLDLAFTNGHQLNITGKSARGKDTAERFDVMELAQCQSKRGRKGKVLSLNFAPLGFSVEH; this comes from the coding sequence ATGAACGAAAACGACGACCTGATTGAAGACTTGTTTGACAGCCCAGCACTTGATGAGGCTGGACCCGAGCCCTTGCCGGAGCCTGAACTCGAAACTGGCAACAATAGCGGCCAGCATGATGGCCCGCCACCTGCACTGACTGACTTCAACGACGATGCAGTCCCATTGGGCCTTTATGCTGAGCGGGCTTATCTGGAATATGCCGTCTCTGTCGTCAAGGGTCGTGCCCTGCCAGATGTCTGTGATGGCCAAAAGCCAGTCCAGCGCCGTATTCTCTATGCCATGCATGAGATGGGGCTGTCGCCCACTGCCAAACCCGTCAAATCTGCTCGTGTAGTGGGTGAAGTACTGGGTAAATTCCACCCACACGGTGATGTATCGGCCTACGATGCCATGGTGCGATTGGCGCAGGATTTTTCGCTACGCTACCCGCTGATCGATGGCCATGGCAACTTTGGCTCGCGTGATGGTGATGGTGCGGCAGCAATGCGTTACACCGAAGCACGGTTGACCAAGCTTGCTGAGTTGCTGCTGTCAGAAATCGATCGCGGTACCGTTGATTTCGTGCCCAATTATGACGGTGCTTTTGAAGAACCCAAGCTGCTACCCGCGCGCTTACCCATGGTATTGCTAAATGGCGCATCGGGTATTGCAGTCGGCATGGCAACAGAAATCCCTTCGCATAATTTACGTGAGGTAGCGGAAGCTGCTGTTGCGCTGATCAAAAAGCCGGAGCTCACCACGACTGACCTGTTGCAATACGTGCAAGGGCCGGACTTTCCTGGCGGTGGGCAGATCATCTCGCAGCCAAAGGATATTCAGGCAGCCTATGAAAATGGGCGTGGCTCGCTGACGGTACGGGCACGCTGGAAGATTGAAGAGCTGGCGCGCGGTCAGTGGCAGATCGTTGTCACTGAGCTGCCCCCCAATACCTCGTCACAGAAGGTATTGGAAGAAATTGAAGATCTGACCAATCCAAAAGTCAAAAAGGGTAAAAAGACGCTCACGCAAGATCAGTTGCAAACCAAGCAGTTGTTGTTGTCGCAACTAGATACGGTGCGTGATGAATCTGGCAAGGATCAGGCAGTGCGCTTGGTATTCGAACCCAAGTCATCCCGACAGAACGCCGACGAGTTCATGAACCTGCTGTTGACGCATACCAGCCTTGAGGGTAACTCCTCAATCAACATGGTGATGATCGGCATTGATGGTCGGCCACAGCAGAAATCCCTGAAACAGATCATTTCGGAATGGATCGACTTCCGCTTCCAGACTGTCACCCGCCGCACTCAGTATCGCTTGGGTGAGGTGGACAGCCGAATCCATATTCTGGAAGGCCGGTTGATTGTCTATTTGAACATTGATGAGGTGATTCGCATCATTCGCAATGCGGACGACCCGAAAGCCGATTTGATCGCCGCTTTCAGCCTGTCGGATCGACAGGCTGAAGACATCTTGGAAATCCGCCTACGCCAATTGGCACGACTTGAAGGCATCAAGATTGAGCAGGAGTTGGACAAGCTGCGAGGTGAAAAAGCAGAGCTGGAACATCTACTGGCTGATGGTGGTGCCATGCAAAAGCTGATCATCAGCGAAATCAAGACTGATGCCAAAACTTTCGGCGATGACCGCCGCACGCTGATCGAAACCACAGAACGTGCCAGTCTTACCCAGCAAGTGGTGGATGAGCCACTGACCATCATCCTGTCGAAAAAGGGCTGGATTCGTTCTCGTACCGGTCAAGGGCACGATGCGCAGAACTTCGGCTTCAAAGAAGGCGACAGTCTGTTTGTGGCGTTGGAATGCCGCTCTATCGAGCAAGTGATCCTGTTTGGTAGCAACGGCCGTGTATTCTCGCTATTGGCAGGACAAATCCCTGGTGGGCGTGGCGATGGCGTGCCAATTGCCACACTGATTGACTTGCCAGCGGGTGTGAAGGTTGTACAAGCCGTTGCTGGCAAAGGTGACCAACGCTACCTGCTGGCTGCCAGCAATGGTTATGGCTTTACCACTAAGCTTGAGAACCTGGTCAGCCGCGTCAAAGCGGGTAAACAGTACATCACGTTGGATGACGGTGATACCTTGTTGCCCCCGTTTCTGTTTGATGACAATACTCCGCCATTCCTGGCGGCATTATCGAAGGAAGGCCGTCTGCTGTTGTTTACCCGTGACGAGATGAAAGAACTGACTGGCGGGGGCAAAGGTGTACAGATCATGAGTCTGGACAATAGCGATAGCTTGCTCGATTTGGCCTTCACCAATGGGCATCAGTTAAACATTACCGGCAAATCAGCACGTGGCAAAGACACAGCAGAACGTTTTGATGTGATGGAGCTGGCGCAATGCCAAAGCAAACGTGGCCGTAAGGGTAAGGTATTGAGTCTGAACTTTGCACCGCTTGGATTTTCTGTAGAGCACTG
- the fis gene encoding DNA-binding transcriptional regulator Fis, with translation MQGNEQISAAVKRAMEQYFHDLDGEAPSAIYDMVLACVEKPLLEVVLSHAQGNQTKAAELLGINRNTLRKKLKDYDLA, from the coding sequence ATGCAAGGTAACGAGCAAATCTCGGCCGCGGTCAAGCGGGCGATGGAGCAGTATTTCCATGATCTGGATGGGGAAGCGCCCTCTGCCATTTACGATATGGTATTGGCGTGCGTTGAAAAACCGCTGCTGGAAGTGGTGTTGTCCCATGCCCAAGGTAACCAAACTAAAGCTGCTGAATTGTTGGGTATTAATCGCAACACCCTGCGCAAGAAGCTGAAAGACTACGATCTGGCCTAA
- a CDS encoding M23 family metallopeptidase — MHQPTHRRPAYAPTDYLKRQRRRTVMATLAMLMAMATAGYWALNEREADGPLLAPPVQPVEADPFEQGDLRLRLQLLQTQWRRLEALLLAQPDNDRSATSITPAVALALQPAEQLGNDELQRRLEVLTTALGERLNELKEMKRQGAQCLLPVAGIQPTSDFGLRMDPFSKRLAMHNGIDFKAPIGTSILAVEAGRVKSAGLMPQFGWTVELEHPNGLTTRYAHALRLLVVKGQTVAEGQKIAEVGSSGKSTGAHLHFEVRYNGVPLNPRRFLALR, encoded by the coding sequence ATGCACCAACCCACCCACCGGCGGCCCGCTTACGCCCCTACTGATTACCTGAAACGTCAACGTCGTCGGACAGTGATGGCAACGTTGGCGATGTTGATGGCTATGGCCACCGCAGGGTATTGGGCGTTAAATGAGCGTGAGGCCGATGGGCCGTTGTTGGCACCGCCTGTACAACCCGTAGAGGCTGATCCTTTCGAACAGGGCGATCTGCGCTTGCGTTTGCAGTTGTTGCAGACCCAATGGCGTCGGCTTGAAGCGTTGTTACTGGCTCAACCGGACAATGATCGTAGCGCGACATCTATTACACCGGCTGTTGCGTTGGCATTGCAGCCGGCAGAACAACTTGGGAATGACGAATTGCAGCGTCGACTGGAAGTCCTGACTACTGCGTTGGGCGAACGTCTGAACGAACTGAAGGAAATGAAGCGGCAAGGAGCGCAGTGCTTGTTGCCTGTTGCAGGCATCCAGCCAACATCTGATTTTGGCTTGCGGATGGACCCGTTCTCCAAGCGATTGGCTATGCACAACGGTATTGACTTCAAGGCGCCGATCGGTACTTCGATATTGGCGGTGGAGGCAGGGCGTGTGAAGAGTGCTGGCCTGATGCCACAATTTGGCTGGACTGTGGAGCTGGAGCACCCGAATGGGCTTACCACGCGTTATGCCCATGCACTGCGTCTATTGGTAGTAAAAGGGCAAACTGTGGCAGAAGGACAAAAAATTGCTGAAGTGGGCTCCAGTGGCAAGTCCACAGGCGCACATCTCCATTTTGAAGTGCGATACAACGGTGTACCACTCAATCCTCGTCGCTTTTTAGCATTGCGTTGA
- a CDS encoding EpsD family peptidyl-prolyl cis-trans isomerase, with translation MKKEFDVTRLWLCLGMGICMIVAGCGRVTGNGEQSAPLARVNDTLISQIQVDRALQRAGQPTTAARQMLDSLVDQQLLADLAEKERIDQDWAVKDALAAARRQVLTQALLEKHAAGKPSDDEIARYYDQHPILFSNRRVFTFRSINVVEPRAGLERHLKRELQVGKGLSELTVGLEAAGYKFRAADGTAGAEQIPDYLHADLQRAEAGDVVIAGNKQMLTVMNILAASPRSLSLAEAKPMIARYLENTKRAETAQQLLTALRKSARVEYLSSKQAETMGDIIGPPPDE, from the coding sequence ATGAAAAAAGAATTCGATGTGACTCGATTATGGCTGTGCTTAGGGATGGGAATCTGCATGATCGTTGCCGGGTGTGGCCGTGTGACGGGTAATGGCGAACAGTCAGCCCCACTTGCTCGTGTCAACGACACACTAATCAGTCAGATTCAAGTAGATCGAGCATTGCAGCGCGCTGGCCAACCGACAACCGCTGCGCGGCAAATGCTTGATTCATTGGTTGATCAGCAACTATTGGCAGATTTGGCCGAAAAAGAGCGGATTGACCAGGATTGGGCAGTGAAGGATGCGCTGGCCGCCGCTCGTCGCCAAGTACTGACGCAAGCTTTGTTGGAAAAGCATGCCGCTGGCAAACCAAGCGATGACGAAATCGCCAGGTATTATGATCAGCACCCGATATTGTTCAGCAATCGGCGGGTTTTTACCTTTCGAAGCATCAATGTTGTTGAACCTCGAGCAGGGTTGGAACGGCATCTGAAACGTGAACTGCAAGTCGGAAAAGGGCTAAGCGAGTTGACGGTTGGATTGGAAGCTGCCGGTTATAAGTTTCGTGCAGCTGATGGAACTGCTGGTGCAGAACAAATACCGGATTATCTGCATGCTGACCTGCAACGTGCAGAGGCCGGTGATGTGGTGATTGCCGGGAACAAGCAAATGCTGACGGTGATGAACATTTTGGCGGCTTCACCTCGGTCATTGAGTTTGGCTGAGGCCAAACCCATGATTGCGCGTTATTTGGAAAACACCAAGCGTGCCGAGACTGCCCAGCAACTGTTGACCGCCTTGCGTAAGTCAGCGCGGGTGGAATATCTGTCCAGCAAGCAGGCTGAAACCATGGGGGATATTATCGGGCCACCTCCTGACGAATAA